CCTTCCCATAGCTCCATTATTCAGTTCCCtggtgggaactctgtgtggggtctcCAGCCCTACATTTACCCTCAGCCCTgacctagtagaggttctctgcaagggctctgcccctgcatcaggcttctgcctgggcacccaggctttcccatacatcctctgaaatctaagtaaATGCTACCAAGCCTCATTCACTTTTGCATTCTGTGCACTTgaaggcttaacaccacatggaagccaccttGGCTTATGGTTTACACTCTCCAAAGCAGCAGCCCCAGGTATGCCTGGGGCACTTTGAGctatggctggagctggagcaacAGGGATCAGGGCAATAGTCTCCCACTGTGACTGGTAGCGCATGGCAGTGGTGGCCTGGGCCTGGTCccaaaaccattctttcctcctaggcctcaggtTCTGTGATGGTAGGAGTTGCCCTAAAGGTTTCTAAAATGACTTTGAGACCTTGTTttcattgtcttggatattagcacCTGACTCCCTTTCAGTCATGTaaatctctctagcaagtggttgttTTGCAGCCATAGCCTGCTTGTATTCCTCTCCTGAAaatgctctttccttctcttaCCATGTGACTaggctgtgaattttccaaattgaTACACTATGCTTTTCTTTTAGCTATAAGTTTCAACTTTAAATCATTCATTTCCTCCCATATCTGATCATAGGTTGTTAGATGCAGCCaggcaacttctttttttttttttgagacaaggtctcactgtcacccaggttggagtgcagtggttctacCATGAGTCACTGCAGTCAGATCACTTCtaaaatgctttgctgcttagaaatttcttctgccagataccttaaatcaccACTCTTAAATTCGAACTTCCACTGATACCCTGGGCATGGATataatgcagccaagttctttgcatGGATataatgcagccaagttctttgctaggGCGTAACATAGGTGATCTTTAATTCCCAATAACTACCTCGTTTCCATTTGAGACTTCATCAGCCTGGCTTTTactgtctatatcactatcagtattttaaTCACAACCAATTAACAAGTCCCTAAGAAGTGCTaaattttccctcatcttcctatcatcttctgagccctctaaacgcttccaacttctgcccattacccagtccCAAAGCCaatccacattttcaagtatcctTATAGCAACACTCCATTCCTTGgcaccaattttctgtgttagtctctttgcattgccataaaggaatacttaagactggataatttataaagaacagaggtttaattggctcacagttctgcaggatgtacaggaagcatggtgccagcatctcattctggtaagggcctcaggaaacttacaattatggtttAGAAGTTGAAGGGAGAGCAGgcaagaggaagcaagagagcaagCAAGGAAACAATAGAGCAACGAGGAACAGCCAGAGTTCTTTAAACTACCAGCTCTCACATGAACtaccagagcaagaactcactcattaccatggggatgGCAtcaagctattcatgagggacCCACTCCCGTGATTCTAACACCTCCTACTATGCCCACCTCTAACATTGGAGGTCActttttaacatgagatttggaggggacaaaacatcCAAGCCATATTGCCCCTCTATCAAAAATGAATAGATTCGGCAGGCAGAAAATCATAAGGACGTAGTTGATCTTAAGAgcaccatcaatcaactggatATAATGGACATTTATAGACTATTTAatctgaaaaaagcaaaatatacattcttctcaagctcacatagaaaattaaacatagacAACATTCTGAGTCATAAAATACAccacaacaaatttaaaaggataTAAATTACACATGTCTGCTCTCAGAccaaaatggaattaaactagaaatcagtaacagaaaactggaaaatccCAGAATGACTCATCTGGGTTCCAGTCTGgtatttttcaaagaatcagatATGATGGCCAATTTTATGTGTTCACTTGGCTACACTCTAGTGGCCAGTTGTTTGGTCAGACACCGATCTAAATATTGCTTGCTGTGGAAGTATTTTTTAGATGTAATTAACCTTTGAACCAGTAAACAAGGATTAAGGCAAATTACCTTCTATAATGTGAGTGGGTTCCATCTAACCAGTTAAAGGCCTTAACGAAAAAGACTAAGgtttccaaaagaagaaagaatttggtcTCAAGATTGCAATACATAAATTCTCCCTCAGTTTTCAGCCTGGTAGCCTGTTCTGTGAATTTGGGACTCAAGACTACATCAACTCTTACGTGAACTTCCAGCCTATTGGCATGTTCTTATAGAGTTTGGACTTGTTAGCCACCACAGCCACATGAaccaattatttaaataaatcaaccTTTGTCTctcatatatatttgtgtgtgtgtgtgtgtgtgtgtgcgtgtgtaacTCCACAGAAAGagaatcataaatatatatgaactctAACACACCAAGTGATAGCCAGTGTGCACCCAAGGTTGAGAACAACTTGTACAATGGATCTGTAAGAAATTGTGATGAAGCCTAACAATATCAATTACACAGATAAGAGTGTTCTTCCACATCTCATGGCCAGCAGAATGACGTGAGTAGTGTCAGTGGTGGAGCTCCACAGGACCTAGGGGCCCCACATGGCCTAGCAGCCTTCCACATGGGCAATGAGACTGTAGAGGCACAATACCACAGCAGGCAGGCTATTCAGCCACCAAGGGGATAGGAACCACCAAAGGCATTCCAAGGGTCATTCTGGGGCCAGACTTAAACGACAGTCAGGATCTATGGGAGGGACAAGGCAGGAAATGTAAGTTTCCCTGGTGGGTCTTAGAGCCAGTGGTCATTTCCAGCCCCATTGCTATGAGCTAAATGCAGACAATTTTCATGGATGTGCAGCCCAGCATGGTATAGAGATGGAACATAAGTGTCCACCCATATTTACAAAATTCTTCCACTGTGCAAATGGCTTTCATACATATGAGACTACCTCATCCTTCCAACAATCCAGGGTGTAGCTAGGAACAATATTATTACCCTCaatttacagacaagaaaaccaaagctcagagatTAGATGATTGACCAAATTCACTAAGCCAGGGAGTACTTAAGTTGAAATTCAAACTCAGATTCCTTAACTCACAGTGCAGACTTCTCTTTAGTTACTACCATTAAcattaacagaaaatatttattgaacatttatgtATTCCAGGTGCTTACCACATTTTATATCAATTAtaacatttaattctcataattacACTAGAAAGTATTAGGATCACCcctttacaggtgaagaaactagGATTTAACAGtttaagaaacttttaaaacCTTGCATGATATTCATCTAAGAGTATTTATGGGCAGCACTGCATTAGTAAACCACAAAcacacaacatggcagctggaaTGCCTAGTCTATGGTCAAAGAAGCTAAAACCTACATAGATAGGCATAGATCCCACTGGATTTGTTAACCCATGTCTCAATCAGAACTGGGTAAAACAGACTATGCTGGAGGGACATTACTGTCCCCATCCCATCTCCTCATTTCCCAACTTCCTCTGAATCCAAGGAGCTGGGCAGAAGAGCAGAATCCTCATCTTATACAATTCCTGAGGCCAGAGCTCAGGTCTGACATGTGGGTGTATCCATCACTTGTCACTTGCATAATCCTTCCCTCAAGGCACAAATCATGTAAATGGGGGATAGGAATGAAGAATGTCTAAGGGAAATCTGATTCCACCAGCCACATGAATCCTCATTTTTAAGAACAGAGCTCCTACTTGATGATTTCTTCTTAAGTTTTTCACTTAGAAAAAACAATTGGTCTTAACATCACCAATTATGGAACAAGTGGGCATCATCTCCTTCCTGATATGATATACTGAGAAAGATGTATGCACATCATTTCTGGGATATTACTGCCAAAAATATATCAACTAAATCTAATCAGGAGggatatcagacaaaacaaaattgaggggcattctacaaaataagtGTCTTATGCTCTTCAAATatgtcaatgtcatgaaaatcaaagaaagactgaaaaataagttccagattaaaggagaagaaggaaatggTAACTAATGCAATTCATAACCTTGGATGGAATCTTTGGATCAGGAAATGTTGTTTTGTTATAAAGGATTCTATTGACACTTGACACAATTTGAAGAAGGCCTGTAGATATGGTATTGTATCTATgctaatttcctgattttgaagaTTGTACTGTGGTTATGCAAGAGGATGTCTTGTCTTTTAAGAAACTGAAGCTTTGGgcatggagaaaagagagagaaaaagtcagatagagagaaagaataataaagcaaACATGATAAATGCTAATGTTTGAGGCATCTGGGAAAAGAGTAAAAGAATTCCATAGTACTATTCTCAAAAGTTTTCTCTAagtctgaaactatttcaaaataaaacccattattattatttttttttcaactttcataCTAAGTTTTATTGTATGCTGCCGCCAGTGTATATAAAACAATTACCCTTGTGAAACAGAAATTCATGAAAATTCAGAGAGGTAGATGTTAAGGACTGACAAAAGTAGAAGTTTGTATATTATGGCACATGTGTTACAGGGATAAGCTTTTGTACAGGCTTCAAATGTAGCTCTCTTGAATATTCACTGGATCATAAGGAGTGGTTTGGGAAACCTTTGAAAGATTCATTTTACTACAAAAAGGAACAGACTTTCTGGGACCTGAAGGGATTTGTACTTGAAGATACTCCAGTCAGCAGAGGGTCATGTTGAGCATTCTGCAGACAGAATTGTTTCAAGTCTGCAGCTGCCTGGGAAACTTTGACGCGGTTGAGCCCGGCCTCCAACCGGAGCTGTTGAACCACTTTCTTCATAGCGGCGACGCTGGAGGAGCCAGACATGGTGCACACGACGGCCGGGCCGATTCGTGGGTCGGTAAAACCCATTATTATTTAGACACATTGAGCCTTTATGAGTAAACATGACAGAATCTTCAATCTTGGTGGGAAACCGTGATCAAAGTCTGTGCAAAACAAGTCTTAATGTTGTATCattgaggcaggaggaagcaGGGGCATTAATCCACCAACTCTTATTCCTCTTTGGTTGAGAATTGTCTCTGAGGCATTAAATCTCCAACACTTTCATGCTGCCCTGTTCACAGACAGAGCACATGCCTACCACCAGAACCCCTAAGGCAGAGAGATGCAAGAAGCCATGATGTGTACAAGAATGGCCTGCAGATGAACTCTGGTACAGGATTAGAGGATATGGACAGAGTAGCTGCAGTGTCTACCAAGTGACACAACCTAACTCCTACCCACTAGCATAGCATCCTCCATCCAGTCATCTGTCACCCAAAGGGCTTTTAGgcagaaaaacttcaaaaaacaCGTATGCCTGAAGTTGAGTTAATATCTATCCTCTGGAAAACAAAGAATCAGGTGCTGTGGAATGAACAATCAGAAAGCCTTAAATGAACACAAAGGAAGTATGTATTTTCTGTGTGGATTTTCTCAGGAACAGGCCAGTTTGGTTCTTTTCAGCTAGGGTAATTGGAATAAAGGTGTTCCATTTTGAGACAAGAGGGCAAGCCAGGGTCACTGCTTGCAGCCAGGAGCTAAGATGAGGCTTCCATGGAGACTGGCAAAAAGGAAGTAAACTGCTGTTGCCTGAGATTATGATGTTTATGGCCAAGGAATGTAGAAGGACTTTAATGAAGCTTGATTCCAGGAGCTGAATCAAGGCACCTGCTACCTTAAGAACAGAGAGTTTgccaaagagaaaatacaaatggcaaatatatatatatatatatatatgaaaagattttcaacatCTTTAGTCATCAGGAAATGCTAATTGAAACTACAGAGAGGcatcactacacacctatcaaaatgtctaaaataaaaagtagtgatTAAACCAAATGCTGGTAATAATGTAGAGAAATGGGATTGTTCATTCATTGCTTGCAGGAATGTGAAATGACATATCCATGCGGGAAACCCATTTgaaagtttcttataaaactaaatatgcaGAGTGACAACAGGAAGATTGGCAAAGTAGAAAGCACAAGAATCTATCTCCCCACCAATACAAAAAATACACTGGCAGGATCTGTCTGATGTAACTATTTTGAAACTCATCTATTTGAAGGCTTTCAACTTCCAGGTGAAAGCTTGAATGGAAAGTTGCAATTAATTTCAGTCCA
This is a stretch of genomic DNA from Papio anubis isolate 15944 chromosome 16, Panubis1.0, whole genome shotgun sequence. It encodes these proteins:
- the LOC101000991 gene encoding guanine nucleotide-binding protein G(I)/G(S)/G(O) subunit gamma-5 — protein: MGFTDPRIGPAVVCTMSGSSSVAAMKKVVQQLRLEAGLNRVKVSQAAADLKQFCLQNAQHDPLLTGVSSSTNPFRSQKVCSFL